Proteins encoded together in one Candidatus Kaiserbacteria bacterium window:
- a CDS encoding pyridoxamine 5'-phosphate oxidase family protein, whose amino-acid sequence MEEKTNEILKDEALSFLEGHRKMVLTVLDIEKHPNSSLMLYAVDDDFTIYFGTCECFGKYKALQADNHVSVAVVQESIDPLQVVDIQGIAEEIPHEKTAERLAWFTAKNPAKYYVKDREDFVMFKIVPSGVRWLDATSGELQIHDLEL is encoded by the coding sequence ATGGAAGAAAAGACAAACGAAATCTTAAAAGATGAGGCCCTTAGTTTCTTAGAGGGACACAGAAAGATGGTACTTACTGTCTTAGATATTGAAAAGCATCCAAACTCATCACTCATGCTCTATGCTGTGGATGATGACTTTACTATCTACTTTGGTACCTGTGAGTGCTTCGGGAAATATAAAGCATTGCAGGCTGACAACCACGTATCTGTTGCTGTTGTCCAAGAGAGTATTGACCCATTACAGGTTGTAGACATACAGGGTATTGCAGAAGAAATACCACACGAGAAAACAGCAGAGAGACTTGCATGGTTTACTGCAAAAAACCCAGCAAAGTACTATGTGAAAGATAGGGAGGACTTTGTGATGTTTAAAATTGTTCCTTCTGGTGTACGGTGGCTCGATGCAACAAGTGGGGAACTGCAAATACACGATTTAGAACTGTAA
- the rpmA gene encoding 50S ribosomal protein L27 — translation MAHRKAGGSAKNLRDSNPKYLGTKLADGQSAQIGSIIVRQRGTKILAGKNVGLGKDHTLFALAEGTVKFRSARKIRFDGNTVIKKVADVL, via the coding sequence ATGGCACATAGAAAAGCCGGAGGTTCGGCAAAAAACCTAAGAGACTCAAACCCAAAGTATTTGGGAACTAAACTAGCGGATGGCCAGAGTGCACAGATCGGATCTATTATCGTACGTCAGCGTGGAACTAAGATTCTTGCTGGAAAGAACGTAGGGCTTGGAAAAGACCACACTCTTTTCGCACTTGCTGAAGGTACTGTAAAGTTCCGAAGTGCTCGCAAAATACGTTTCGACGGAAATACAGTTATAAAGAAGGTTGCAGACGTTCTCTAA
- a CDS encoding DUF3800 domain-containing protein, producing the protein MLKERQAAIPITDENTYYLYIDDSGERLSHVPQNPKRDDGLDYFALGGILIKKTDRDFAITKYKELRKKWRLTYPLHSTEIRRFRKNFIWLIDTKTREEFMVDLEKFLYEIPVIGFAAVIDKVGYNKRYEEPYGEKRWWLCRTAYSILIERVAKYVHSKDGYLRVVFENAGTNENKAILQYAKDLKDTGMPFNNDNSSKYGAFSPDDFKKVVLGEPKRHEKKSPLVQVADIYLYPMVRGGYYKDYPPYQSLLKRKKLIDALLPGADLDSMGIKYSCFDSR; encoded by the coding sequence ATGTTAAAAGAACGACAGGCAGCAATTCCTATTACGGATGAGAACACTTACTATCTATATATTGATGATTCAGGAGAGCGTCTCTCCCATGTACCACAAAATCCAAAACGAGATGATGGATTGGACTATTTTGCTCTAGGAGGAATTCTGATCAAGAAAACTGACCGTGATTTCGCAATCACTAAGTATAAAGAGCTCAGAAAAAAATGGAGGCTTACGTACCCTCTTCATTCAACAGAAATTCGTCGTTTTCGCAAAAACTTTATTTGGCTTATTGACACTAAAACCAGGGAAGAATTTATGGTTGATCTTGAAAAGTTTTTGTATGAAATACCTGTCATTGGTTTCGCAGCAGTGATTGATAAAGTTGGATACAACAAACGATATGAGGAACCGTATGGGGAAAAACGTTGGTGGTTATGTAGAACTGCCTACTCTATATTAATTGAACGAGTAGCTAAATATGTTCATTCCAAAGATGGGTATCTTAGAGTCGTTTTTGAAAACGCTGGTACGAATGAAAACAAAGCAATATTACAATACGCTAAAGACCTTAAAGATACTGGGATGCCATTTAATAATGACAATTCTTCTAAATATGGGGCTTTTAGTCCTGATGATTTCAAAAAAGTTGTGCTCGGAGAACCTAAACGTCACGAGAAAAAATCTCCTCTAGTTCAAGTTGCGGATATATATTTATACCCAATGGTTCGAGGTGGCTATTATAAGGATTATCCACCCTATCAAAGCTTATTAAAAAGAAAAAAACTAATAGACGCACTCCTGCCTGGTGCTGATTTAGATAGTATGGGGATCAAATACAGCTGTTTTGATTCTCGGTAG
- a CDS encoding magnesium transporter CorA family protein: MLHRHEYKDLVWIDFECPTLEEVRRVANEFGINPSVADELLSPTLRPHTERYDEYLYLVLHFPTLQHPEHTAVAPEHEVDFIIGKNFIITTRYEELTTFVEFRKVFEVNSSLEEGHISENAFDVFLLLTKRLYRIVDVDIDKIRDTLEYIEKEIFEGREREMVEALSRAGRDILNIKQGLDPHQDILSSLSELTVEFAGKEYASQIRSIENMYYRSRKHTTRIWQTMVELRETNNSLLSTKQNEVMKIFTILAFVTFPLSLVASVFGMNTLHTPFVGGEYDFWIVIGLMACATFFMFLFFRHKRWL; encoded by the coding sequence ATGTTACATCGCCATGAATACAAAGACCTCGTCTGGATAGATTTTGAATGCCCGACACTTGAAGAAGTACGCCGCGTAGCAAATGAATTCGGTATCAACCCATCAGTTGCCGACGAACTTCTCTCACCAACACTTCGTCCTCATACAGAGAGGTACGATGAATATCTCTATCTCGTTTTGCATTTCCCTACACTGCAACACCCAGAGCACACTGCAGTAGCACCTGAGCATGAAGTTGATTTTATTATTGGAAAGAACTTTATTATCACAACACGCTACGAAGAGCTGACTACATTCGTAGAATTTCGGAAAGTGTTCGAGGTTAACTCTTCACTAGAAGAAGGTCATATTAGCGAAAATGCTTTTGATGTCTTCTTATTACTCACAAAACGTCTCTACCGTATTGTTGATGTTGATATTGATAAAATTAGAGACACACTTGAATACATCGAGAAAGAAATCTTTGAAGGACGAGAGCGTGAGATGGTTGAGGCACTTTCACGAGCTGGACGCGATATTCTAAATATTAAACAAGGTCTTGACCCTCATCAAGATATCTTAAGTTCTCTCAGCGAACTAACTGTCGAGTTTGCAGGAAAAGAGTACGCGTCACAAATACGTTCCATAGAAAACATGTACTATCGCTCACGCAAGCATACGACGCGTATCTGGCAGACGATGGTTGAATTAAGAGAAACAAACAACTCCCTATTGAGTACAAAGCAAAACGAAGTTATGAAGATTTTTACCATTCTTGCGTTCGTTACGTTCCCGCTATCACTCGTTGCTTCTGTTTTTGGGATGAATACGCTCCATACACCTTTTGTAGGAGGTGAGTATGACTTCTGGATTGTGATAGGACTAATGGCGTGTGCAACTTTCTTTATGTTCCTCTTTTTCCGCCACAAACGTTGGTTGTAG
- the rplI gene encoding 50S ribosomal protein L9: MKVILLKDVAKVGQKGEVKELSNGYAQNFLIAHGLAEVATDAKIKNAQKAETERASKQEETKAVLEGSLKKLKGEGLVIRATTNEKGHLFEALHADIIAAHIKDVVGVEVEAASVVIDTPIKEIGEHTVHVQVGTTKVPVVLSVQTKE; the protein is encoded by the coding sequence ATGAAAGTAATACTTTTAAAAGATGTAGCAAAAGTTGGACAAAAGGGTGAAGTAAAGGAATTATCAAATGGATATGCTCAAAACTTTCTTATTGCGCATGGGCTTGCAGAAGTTGCGACAGACGCGAAAATAAAAAATGCACAGAAAGCAGAAACAGAACGAGCTTCGAAACAAGAAGAAACAAAGGCTGTACTGGAAGGAAGTTTAAAAAAACTAAAAGGAGAAGGGTTGGTTATTCGAGCAACTACAAATGAAAAAGGGCATTTATTTGAGGCTTTGCACGCAGATATTATCGCCGCTCATATTAAAGATGTTGTAGGTGTTGAAGTTGAAGCTGCTTCAGTTGTTATTGATACGCCAATTAAGGAAATTGGCGAACACACAGTACATGTTCAGGTTGGTACTACTAAAGTTCCGGTAGTACTTTCAGTACAAACAAAAGAGTAG
- a CDS encoding 3'-5' exonuclease, whose amino-acid sequence MLILDIEASGTESDKHSIVSLGALDLKNPDNRFYEECRMWDGAHVMEGALEVNGFTEKEITDPTKQTEAEVIEKFIAWTEPLEDKTFGGQNVSFDRDFVKAACYRAGINYPFAHRTIDSHSLAWMHIIKGGGVPPLDAEHKRSALNLDAVLNYCGIPEEPQPHNALTGALSHAEVINRLLYNEKLLPEFDQFDIPWQ is encoded by the coding sequence ATGTTGATTTTAGATATAGAAGCGTCAGGAACAGAGTCAGATAAGCACTCCATTGTGAGCCTTGGGGCACTCGACCTCAAAAATCCCGACAATAGATTTTACGAAGAGTGTCGTATGTGGGACGGAGCTCATGTTATGGAAGGAGCACTCGAGGTAAACGGATTTACAGAAAAAGAGATTACTGACCCAACAAAGCAGACAGAAGCAGAAGTAATCGAAAAGTTTATTGCATGGACGGAGCCGCTAGAAGACAAAACATTCGGTGGACAGAATGTTTCTTTCGATAGAGATTTTGTAAAAGCGGCGTGTTACCGAGCAGGGATTAACTATCCGTTTGCACACCGTACAATCGACAGCCACTCACTTGCATGGATGCACATCATTAAAGGGGGAGGTGTCCCACCACTCGACGCTGAACATAAGCGTAGCGCACTAAATCTCGATGCAGTCTTAAACTACTGCGGTATTCCAGAAGAGCCACAACCACACAATGCGCTCACGGGTGCGTTAAGTCATGCTGAGGTAATAAACCGACTGCTATACAACGAAAAACTACTGCCCGAATTCGACCAATTCGATATTCCGTGGCAATAG
- a CDS encoding S41 family peptidase — protein MQIATWHNSAMVGISLRSVFTGVLIITITFVAGVFVGGKGVLAEQFNRYGLSAFAAGSIASTQPAAVDFNPVWRAWNILDERFIDAYATTTVQTATTTENSESENDQERVWGMITGLVESMGDPYTVFLPPTEAEVFNDDISGSFEGVGMEIAIRDRVLTVVSPLKGTPAYNSGIKSSDRIIEIDGQSTKNMGINAAVSLIRGEKGTDVVFTIVREGESDMLEISVTRDTIEIPTIETQRRADGIFVIELYNFSAKSSELFRLALKEFAATNYKKLIIDLRGNPGGYLDAAVDMASWFLPSGKIVVTEDYGGNGENRIHRSRGYDVFNDDLELVILIDGGSASASEILGGALHEHGVATLVGTQSFGKGSVQELIDITPETSLKVTIARWLLKGDVFITQEGIEPDIVVEFPEDEEEGVERDYIMERAVEYLHSK, from the coding sequence ATGCAGATAGCTACATGGCATAATAGTGCGATGGTAGGTATATCACTTCGCTCCGTATTCACCGGAGTCCTCATAATCACCATTACATTTGTGGCTGGTGTTTTCGTAGGTGGCAAAGGTGTTTTGGCTGAACAATTTAATCGTTACGGACTTTCAGCGTTTGCTGCAGGTTCTATAGCAAGTACGCAACCTGCTGCTGTTGATTTCAATCCGGTATGGCGGGCGTGGAATATTCTTGATGAACGTTTTATTGATGCCTATGCGACAACAACTGTACAAACTGCAACCACTACAGAAAACAGTGAATCTGAAAATGACCAGGAAAGAGTATGGGGTATGATCACCGGTCTTGTTGAGTCTATGGGTGACCCGTACACGGTATTTTTGCCACCGACAGAAGCAGAAGTATTTAATGATGATATTAGTGGTAGTTTTGAAGGGGTGGGAATGGAAATTGCAATTCGTGATCGAGTGCTTACTGTTGTCTCGCCCTTAAAAGGAACTCCTGCATATAACTCTGGTATAAAAAGTAGTGATCGAATTATCGAAATTGACGGGCAGTCTACAAAAAATATGGGCATAAACGCTGCAGTTAGTCTTATTCGAGGAGAAAAGGGTACTGATGTTGTGTTTACTATTGTCAGAGAAGGTGAGAGCGATATGCTCGAAATAAGTGTAACGAGAGATACTATTGAAATTCCAACTATCGAAACACAACGACGTGCTGACGGTATTTTTGTTATCGAACTGTATAATTTCTCAGCGAAGTCTTCCGAGTTGTTTCGATTAGCATTAAAAGAATTTGCAGCAACAAATTATAAGAAACTCATTATTGATTTACGTGGGAACCCAGGTGGGTACCTCGACGCTGCGGTAGATATGGCAAGTTGGTTCTTACCGAGTGGCAAGATTGTTGTCACCGAAGACTATGGAGGCAATGGCGAAAATAGAATTCACCGAAGTCGTGGATACGATGTATTCAATGATGATTTAGAGCTCGTAATCCTGATTGATGGTGGTTCAGCTTCCGCGTCTGAAATTCTTGGAGGTGCATTACACGAGCACGGTGTTGCAACTTTAGTTGGGACACAGAGTTTTGGTAAAGGATCTGTACAGGAACTTATAGATATAACACCTGAGACGTCGCTGAAAGTCACTATTGCTCGATGGCTTCTCAAGGGAGACGTTTTCATCACACAAGAGGGTATTGAACCAGATATTGTAGTGGAGTTCCCAGAAGATGAAGAAGAAGGTGTAGAACGAGACTACATTATGGAGCGAGCTGTAGAGTATTTACATTCTAAGTAG
- a CDS encoding slipin family protein, with translation MEFFVLIIVAIGIAVAVLRQINQYEQGLMFTMGRFTGLRKAGWRIVIPVFQKMRKVDMRVKAVDVPQQQAITKDNISVGVNAVIYYKVSDADKAILNVEDFFFAVSQLAQTTMRNVVGEVELDELLAGREKISDKIRIIVDEASDDWGIKVDNVELKDVVLPENMERTIAKQAEAEREKRAVIIKAEGEVISADNMAKAADILASAPGALHLRTLQSLNDLSSDQSNTVVFAMPIEVLRAFEKVGSSK, from the coding sequence ATGGAATTTTTTGTACTTATAATCGTAGCTATTGGTATCGCGGTCGCAGTATTGCGACAAATCAATCAGTACGAACAGGGGCTTATGTTTACTATGGGGCGCTTTACTGGTTTGCGAAAAGCGGGGTGGCGCATCGTTATACCTGTATTCCAAAAAATGAGAAAGGTAGATATGCGGGTAAAGGCAGTAGATGTACCGCAGCAGCAAGCTATTACGAAAGACAACATCTCAGTGGGCGTAAATGCTGTTATCTATTATAAAGTCTCAGATGCAGATAAGGCTATTCTTAACGTAGAAGATTTCTTCTTTGCCGTAAGTCAGCTTGCGCAAACCACTATGCGAAACGTGGTAGGGGAGGTTGAGCTTGACGAGCTTCTTGCAGGGCGTGAGAAAATTTCAGATAAAATCCGCATAATTGTTGATGAGGCGAGTGATGACTGGGGAATTAAAGTCGATAATGTAGAGCTCAAAGACGTTGTACTTCCAGAGAATATGGAACGAACAATTGCAAAACAAGCTGAAGCAGAACGAGAAAAACGAGCTGTTATCATTAAGGCTGAAGGTGAGGTAATATCAGCCGACAACATGGCAAAAGCAGCCGATATTCTGGCCTCTGCACCTGGTGCACTTCACTTGCGAACACTGCAGTCACTAAACGATCTTAGCTCAGACCAGAGCAACACAGTTGTGTTCGCTATGCCGATAGAAGTTCTTCGAGCATTTGAAAAGGTAGGAAGCAGTAAATAG